The Legionella sp. PATHC032 genome has a window encoding:
- the rapA gene encoding RNA polymerase-associated protein RapA, which produces MTFRIGQRWISNTESQLGLGIITEVDGRQVSISFPAAGEDRIYAIDNAPLSRIIYKTDEEILTNDQQRIKVTSIQEQDGVLLYTGNDDFGNVTQISELALNCFIKLNSPQQRLFSGLLDKLNAFKLRIKTLEHLSRLQQSKARGLLGSRTSHLIHQIYIAYEVAQRFAPRVMLADEVGLGKTIEAGMILHYQLHTGRASRVLIVVPDSLIHQWFVEMLRRFNLHFSIIGQNQYDAVPTTLDEFDDNNNPTESESEDSNLFEGEQLILSSLDFLMDNETARQQALAVHWDLLVIDEAHHLYWSEDSQSPEYTFIEELSARSTGLLLLTATPEQVGMKSHFARLRLLDPARFYDFSAFVNEEKQYHEINKIVQDFMDYKEKNGVDKLNSQLHSDLKQLLGKNAPTDINAAIKELLDRFGTGRVLFRNTRAAVKGFPERRVHPVALTCPTLYSEIIRESNLIHLYPETLLNNDSWVEHDPRVKWLVNKINELRPEKILVICAKAKTAISLEHYLKLKTGIRSTLFHEGLTIIERDRAAAYFAEQENGAQVLVCSEIGSEGRNFQFSHHLVLFDLPLNPDLLEQRIGRLDRIGQNHPIEIHVPYLTDTAQEKLFLWYHEGINIFQQSCSVGFSIFETFENRLTPVLSNPMHETSKHTLEKLIADTQLHTHHIKEALNTGRDRLLELNSCNYAIGKELIEAIEAEENCLELENYMSQVYQEYGIDQEYHSENTEILRPGNHMKTAHFPGLKEDGMTVTYSRSKALVREDMEFLSWEHPMVYDTMEMILESELGNVTMTTISIKNIKPGALFLETFYTINSSAPKYLQLDRFVPSLPIRILMDTTGKNLSSILSYEQLNNLCQPLKRHLGYPVIKQVREEIESILQQTNTIAEAQMKLFIEEAKSMMELTTSQEINRLESLQKINPAIRHEEIEFFKKKILESNYFMNSSTLKLQAIRVVINVS; this is translated from the coding sequence ATGACATTTCGCATTGGTCAACGCTGGATAAGTAATACCGAATCGCAACTGGGTTTAGGCATTATTACTGAAGTAGATGGCAGACAAGTTTCTATCAGTTTCCCGGCTGCTGGAGAGGATAGAATTTACGCTATAGATAATGCGCCACTAAGCCGCATAATCTATAAAACAGATGAAGAAATCCTTACCAATGATCAGCAAAGAATAAAAGTCACTTCCATCCAGGAACAAGATGGTGTTTTACTGTATACAGGAAACGATGACTTTGGAAATGTGACTCAAATTAGTGAGCTGGCACTTAATTGTTTTATCAAACTTAACTCCCCTCAACAAAGGCTCTTCAGCGGATTATTAGACAAACTAAATGCTTTTAAGCTTAGAATTAAAACCTTAGAGCATTTAAGCCGATTGCAACAGTCTAAAGCAAGAGGCCTTTTAGGTTCACGAACTAGCCATCTTATCCATCAAATATATATCGCTTATGAAGTTGCTCAAAGATTTGCTCCCAGAGTGATGCTTGCCGATGAGGTTGGGTTGGGAAAAACCATTGAAGCGGGAATGATTTTGCATTATCAACTGCATACTGGCCGTGCTTCACGAGTGCTTATCGTTGTTCCAGATTCATTGATTCACCAGTGGTTTGTCGAAATGTTAAGGAGGTTCAATCTGCATTTCTCTATCATTGGTCAAAATCAATATGATGCCGTACCAACCACGCTTGACGAGTTCGATGATAACAACAATCCAACTGAATCAGAATCGGAGGATAGCAATCTATTTGAAGGGGAACAACTGATATTAAGCAGCCTGGATTTCCTAATGGACAATGAAACAGCACGTCAGCAGGCATTAGCTGTACACTGGGATCTTCTGGTAATAGATGAGGCTCATCATCTCTATTGGTCAGAGGACTCACAAAGTCCTGAATATACGTTCATTGAAGAATTATCCGCTCGAAGCACAGGCCTACTTCTTCTTACTGCCACTCCTGAACAAGTTGGCATGAAGAGTCATTTCGCTCGTCTTCGCCTACTTGATCCAGCACGTTTTTATGATTTTTCAGCTTTTGTAAATGAAGAAAAGCAATACCACGAAATCAATAAAATAGTTCAAGATTTCATGGATTATAAGGAAAAAAATGGCGTAGATAAGTTAAATTCTCAACTCCATTCAGATTTAAAACAACTCTTGGGTAAAAACGCTCCGACTGACATTAATGCAGCGATCAAAGAGTTACTTGACAGATTCGGAACAGGACGAGTACTTTTTCGCAATACTCGCGCAGCCGTTAAAGGATTTCCCGAAAGAAGAGTACACCCTGTCGCATTAACTTGCCCAACGCTTTATTCCGAGATAATTAGGGAATCCAACTTAATCCATCTTTACCCTGAAACTTTGCTTAACAATGACTCCTGGGTAGAGCATGACCCCCGAGTGAAATGGCTTGTTAATAAAATTAATGAATTACGCCCGGAAAAAATTCTGGTAATCTGTGCAAAAGCAAAAACGGCCATTAGTCTGGAACACTATTTAAAATTAAAAACAGGTATTCGCAGTACTTTATTTCATGAAGGACTTACCATTATAGAGCGTGACAGAGCTGCCGCTTATTTTGCAGAACAGGAAAATGGTGCCCAGGTTCTAGTTTGTTCCGAGATAGGAAGTGAGGGAAGAAATTTCCAATTTTCTCATCATTTGGTTTTATTTGATTTGCCATTAAACCCTGATCTGTTGGAACAGCGTATCGGACGTTTGGATCGTATTGGTCAAAATCACCCCATTGAAATTCATGTACCCTATTTAACAGATACAGCGCAGGAAAAACTGTTTCTCTGGTATCACGAAGGAATCAATATTTTCCAACAAAGCTGCTCTGTTGGTTTTTCAATTTTTGAAACTTTTGAAAATCGACTAACACCTGTTTTGTCCAATCCAATGCATGAAACGAGCAAGCACACATTAGAGAAGCTTATTGCAGATACCCAATTACATACCCACCATATCAAAGAAGCCCTTAATACAGGCAGAGATAGATTATTAGAGTTAAACTCTTGTAACTACGCTATAGGAAAAGAACTAATTGAAGCAATAGAAGCAGAAGAAAATTGCCTTGAACTTGAAAATTACATGTCGCAAGTGTATCAGGAATATGGAATTGATCAGGAATATCATTCTGAGAACACTGAGATATTACGTCCTGGTAACCACATGAAGACCGCTCATTTTCCTGGGCTAAAAGAAGACGGTATGACAGTCACTTATTCTCGCTCTAAAGCCCTTGTTCGTGAAGACATGGAGTTTCTGAGTTGGGAACATCCCATGGTTTATGACACCATGGAAATGATTCTGGAGTCAGAGCTGGGCAATGTCACAATGACCACCATTTCAATCAAAAATATAAAACCAGGAGCTCTCTTCTTGGAAACTTTTTATACCATTAACTCCTCGGCCCCTAAATATTTACAACTTGACCGATTTGTTCCTTCATTGCCAATTCGAATTTTAATGGATACTACCGGTAAAAATTTATCAAGCATTTTAAGTTATGAACAGCTTAATAATTTATGTCAACCACTTAAACGTCATCTGGGTTACCCTGTTATTAAACAAGTTCGTGAAGAGATTGAGTCGATTCTGCAACAAACCAACACAATCGCAGAAGCTCAGATGAAATTATTTATCGAAGAAGCAAAATCGATGATGGAGCTAACAACTTCTCAAGAAATTAATCGACTGGAATCCTTGCAAAAAATTAACCCTGCTATTCGTCATGAAGAAATTGAGTTCTTTAAAAAGAAAATTTTAGAGAGTAATTACTTCATGAATAGCTCTACTTTAAAACTTCAAGCTATTCGAGTTGTAATCAATGTCAGTTAG
- the ankH gene encoding Dot/Icm T4SS effector AnkH/LegA3 produces the protein MSIANDIISHRMPDFDAYLRAGESLDDIDEYGFTPLIECAITRQVKIAEQLIARKVDINKPDVTGRTPLHWAVDNNDLDMTKLLLTYGADPNAYTRNGLCVLVYPVLRGQDSIKQLLYHHGAKLDFALDFINAKLIGHRFELQGDVDIVNAKGEFIELDYEGFILEFTVAVVKDSLRRFISSYSTRHLRDYFPYIHNIMDAFTDAAELLQYQHHPRLGEQHFKRIAALLKAPMLILPAASRGHALCFVRYHQWWAKIDRGENSLQEGSVNIYRITRPEALTVNFIHDFLYKKQNRRFYHQVINQQLGLLPFAQMPISSQISGNCSWANVQAVVPVAYSMQELISVENFNPDVALSLYDDWVEWDKDRALDECIQRFYLASPERKASIAAILGGILFQACDHGKKHHLERAEKILNILILDEYYYVLSSYLEEYCIKRLTRKGNNLLKILDDCGINPNIGVNPVATGL, from the coding sequence ATGAGTATTGCAAACGATATTATCAGTCATAGAATGCCTGATTTTGATGCTTATCTGCGCGCAGGGGAGTCTTTGGATGATATCGATGAATATGGTTTTACTCCCCTCATAGAGTGTGCTATTACACGACAAGTTAAAATTGCCGAGCAGTTAATTGCTCGCAAAGTTGATATTAACAAGCCAGATGTCACAGGACGTACTCCATTACATTGGGCAGTGGACAATAATGACTTGGATATGACCAAACTCTTATTAACCTATGGTGCTGATCCTAATGCTTACACTCGTAATGGTCTTTGTGTGTTGGTTTACCCGGTTTTGCGTGGTCAAGATTCAATAAAGCAGTTGTTGTACCATCATGGTGCGAAACTTGATTTTGCCCTCGATTTTATTAATGCAAAATTGATTGGTCATCGATTTGAATTGCAAGGCGATGTGGATATTGTCAATGCGAAAGGTGAATTCATCGAGCTCGATTATGAAGGGTTTATTTTGGAATTCACTGTCGCTGTTGTAAAAGACTCCTTGAGGAGGTTTATCAGTAGTTATTCGACTCGGCATTTAAGGGATTATTTTCCATATATTCATAATATTATGGATGCTTTTACTGACGCAGCAGAATTGTTGCAGTATCAACATCATCCCAGACTTGGAGAACAACATTTCAAACGTATCGCCGCTTTGTTAAAAGCTCCCATGCTGATTCTTCCTGCGGCAAGTCGTGGTCATGCCTTATGTTTTGTCCGCTATCACCAGTGGTGGGCAAAAATTGACAGGGGTGAAAACAGCTTGCAAGAAGGAAGCGTTAACATTTACCGAATAACCAGGCCAGAAGCACTGACAGTCAATTTTATCCATGATTTTTTATATAAAAAACAAAATAGAAGATTTTATCATCAAGTGATAAACCAACAATTGGGGCTGCTTCCTTTTGCTCAAATGCCAATCAGCTCTCAAATTAGTGGAAATTGTTCCTGGGCTAATGTGCAAGCGGTTGTCCCAGTCGCATATTCTATGCAAGAGTTGATCAGCGTAGAAAATTTTAATCCTGACGTGGCTTTATCATTGTATGATGACTGGGTCGAGTGGGATAAAGACAGGGCTCTTGATGAATGCATACAACGCTTTTATTTAGCCAGCCCTGAACGTAAGGCAAGTATTGCGGCAATATTGGGAGGTATTTTGTTTCAGGCTTGTGATCATGGCAAGAAACATCATCTGGAAAGAGCAGAGAAAATTCTTAATATTTTGATATTAGATGAATATTATTATGTTTTGAGTAGTTATCTGGAAGAGTACTGCATTAAACGATTAACCCGTAAAGGAAATAATTTATTGAAAATTCTGGATGATTGTGGAATTAATCCTAATATTGGCGTTAATCCTGTTGCAACAGGTCTATAA
- a CDS encoding Smr/MutS family protein → MAKEYYLSDEIEEIVLASTVLSYSRSNLSSKRFNDLKNGKIPWEAELDLNGLNVESARKSLYQFIQTEIKNNKQCILIIHGADNYQDKPPLMKNLVNRWLPQINEVLAFHSAKPKDGGSAAVYVLLGSVFNIELPTRLPSNRSESTFLVAETKAMERRRRLAEQQGERRFASVKAREHSEEEIKVAPEGELQNNILQHPELNSQRFDGIDPNLNPEPPLNTEARREFDNEKREQDKEKQLRLGNMPKFTTAPTPRGP, encoded by the coding sequence ATGGCGAAAGAATATTATTTATCTGATGAGATCGAAGAGATAGTACTCGCGAGTACTGTATTGTCTTACTCTCGATCCAATTTATCATCAAAACGCTTCAATGATTTAAAAAATGGGAAAATTCCTTGGGAAGCGGAACTGGATTTAAACGGTTTAAACGTTGAGTCTGCGCGTAAGAGTTTATATCAATTTATCCAAACTGAAATAAAAAATAACAAACAATGCATTCTAATTATTCATGGTGCGGACAATTATCAGGACAAACCGCCCTTAATGAAAAATCTGGTTAATCGGTGGTTACCTCAGATCAATGAAGTATTGGCATTTCATAGTGCCAAGCCTAAGGATGGTGGTTCTGCGGCTGTTTATGTCTTGCTGGGCTCAGTATTTAATATCGAGTTACCCACACGACTGCCTTCCAATCGAAGTGAAAGTACTTTCTTAGTGGCAGAAACAAAAGCAATGGAAAGACGGAGGCGTTTGGCTGAGCAGCAAGGTGAGAGGAGATTTGCTTCTGTTAAAGCACGTGAACATTCGGAAGAAGAAATCAAGGTTGCTCCGGAGGGGGAGTTACAAAACAATATATTGCAACACCCTGAATTGAACAGTCAGCGTTTCGATGGAATAGATCCTAATTTAAACCCCGAACCGCCGCTCAATACGGAAGCCAGGAGGGAGTTTGATAATGAGAAAAGAGAGCAGGATAAAGAAAAACAATTACGTTTAGGCAACATGCCAAAATTTACTACAGCACCTACCCCACGGGGGCCCTAA
- a CDS encoding aspartate-semialdehyde dehydrogenase: MSRHLNVAIVGATGAVGETFLTVLEERNFPIESLYPLASSRSVGKTVTFRDQELDILDLAEFDFSQVDLALFSAGGAVSKEYAPKAVAAGCVVVDNTSCFRYEDDIPLVVPEVNPHRIADYIKRGIIANPNCSTIQMVVALKPIYDAVGISRINVATYQSVSGTGKKAISELVAQVGDLLNGRPANVQVYPQQIAFNALPHIDQFEDNGYTREEMKMVWETRKIMEDDSIMVNPTAVRVPVIYGHSEAVHLELKKPLTADDARALLAKAPGVTVVDNPAKASYPTAIQDAVGHDDVFVGRIRQDISHPCGLNLWIVADNIRKGAATNAVQIAEILQREFL; encoded by the coding sequence ATGAGCAGACATTTGAATGTAGCTATTGTAGGGGCAACAGGCGCTGTTGGAGAAACCTTTTTAACCGTTTTGGAAGAAAGAAATTTTCCAATTGAATCCCTTTATCCATTAGCGAGTTCTCGCTCAGTAGGCAAGACAGTAACTTTCCGAGATCAGGAATTGGATATTTTGGATTTGGCAGAATTTGATTTTAGCCAAGTGGATCTCGCTTTATTCTCTGCCGGTGGCGCTGTTTCAAAAGAGTATGCGCCAAAAGCTGTGGCTGCAGGGTGTGTGGTGGTTGATAATACATCCTGTTTTCGTTATGAGGATGATATTCCTCTTGTTGTCCCTGAAGTCAATCCTCATCGAATCGCTGATTATATTAAAAGAGGTATTATTGCTAACCCTAATTGCTCCACCATTCAGATGGTAGTTGCTCTAAAGCCAATCTATGACGCTGTTGGCATTAGTCGTATCAATGTAGCAACTTATCAGTCTGTTTCCGGGACTGGCAAAAAAGCCATCAGCGAGCTGGTTGCTCAGGTAGGCGATCTTTTAAATGGGAGACCAGCTAATGTTCAAGTTTATCCTCAGCAAATTGCTTTTAATGCGCTTCCGCATATTGATCAATTTGAAGACAATGGCTATACCCGAGAAGAGATGAAGATGGTCTGGGAAACTCGCAAGATTATGGAAGATGACAGCATTATGGTTAACCCTACAGCCGTCAGGGTTCCTGTTATTTATGGGCATTCTGAAGCAGTTCATCTGGAATTAAAAAAACCTTTGACGGCTGACGATGCTCGTGCACTTTTGGCAAAAGCGCCTGGTGTTACTGTAGTGGATAATCCTGCTAAAGCAAGTTATCCCACTGCAATTCAGGATGCAGTCGGACATGATGATGTTTTTGTAGGGCGTATAAGACAGGATATTTCTCATCCTTGTGGACTCAATTTATGGATAGTCGCTGATAATATCCGAAAAGGTGCGGCAACTAACGCGGTACAGATCGCTGAAATACTGCAAAGAGAGTTTCTGTGA
- the aroC gene encoding chorismate synthase, translated as MSGNTFGTLFTVTTFGESHGPAIGCVVDGCPPGMPLNEADIQPFLDKRKPGQSKYTTQRREDDTVQILSGVFEEKTTGAPIALLIQNTDQRSRDYEDIKNLFRPGHADFTYHHKYGHRDYRGGGRSSARETAARVAAGAIARLYLKRYLNLDIIGYLQQMGDLKLRFENENEIDKNPFFCPNNKQVQDLADYIDRLRRQGDSVGARVKILARGVPTGLGDPVFDKLDATLAYAMMSINAVKGVEIGAGFNAVEQLGSNHRDQMTSKGFLSNHAGGILGGIATGQPIEVSIALKPTSSITTPGQTINTEGEEVTVVTKGRHDPCVGIRALPIAEAMMALVLMDHYLRHKAQCK; from the coding sequence ATGTCAGGGAATACCTTTGGAACGTTATTTACTGTAACAACCTTTGGTGAGAGCCATGGTCCCGCTATTGGATGTGTGGTTGATGGTTGCCCTCCCGGAATGCCTTTAAATGAAGCAGACATCCAACCTTTTTTAGACAAACGCAAACCGGGCCAATCCAAATACACCACCCAGAGGCGAGAGGACGATACGGTACAAATTCTTTCTGGTGTATTTGAAGAGAAAACGACGGGCGCTCCCATAGCATTACTGATACAGAATACTGATCAGCGTTCCCGTGATTATGAAGACATTAAAAACTTGTTCCGACCAGGGCATGCTGATTTTACCTACCATCATAAATATGGGCACAGAGACTATAGGGGCGGGGGTCGGTCTTCCGCTCGTGAAACAGCGGCACGAGTTGCTGCCGGTGCTATTGCCAGATTGTATTTAAAGCGTTATTTAAACCTGGATATTATTGGTTACTTGCAACAAATGGGCGATTTGAAGTTGCGATTTGAAAATGAAAATGAAATCGATAAAAATCCTTTTTTTTGCCCTAATAATAAGCAAGTTCAGGACTTGGCTGATTATATAGATCGCTTGAGACGCCAGGGCGATTCCGTTGGTGCTCGAGTTAAGATATTGGCGCGGGGAGTGCCAACAGGGTTGGGAGATCCGGTATTTGATAAACTGGATGCCACTCTCGCTTATGCCATGATGTCGATTAATGCTGTTAAAGGTGTTGAAATAGGAGCTGGTTTTAATGCTGTGGAGCAGCTAGGAAGTAATCATAGAGATCAAATGACGTCCAAGGGATTTTTGAGTAATCATGCCGGTGGTATTTTAGGGGGCATAGCGACTGGACAACCTATCGAAGTAAGTATAGCCTTAAAACCAACTTCAAGTATCACAACTCCAGGACAAACCATTAATACTGAAGGTGAAGAAGTTACTGTAGTAACCAAGGGACGTCACGATCCTTGTGTGGGAATAAGAGCCCTACCAATTGCAGAGGCAATGATGGCTTTGGTGTTAATGGATCATTATTTACGACATAAAGCACAGTGTAAATAA
- the prmB gene encoding 50S ribosomal protein L3 N(5)-glutamine methyltransferase has protein sequence MVMVDKLVSSYFIKETEELVTILDFLRFSLSCAENAQLFYGHGTDNAWDDMRSLILRSLSLPYDVDPFLLNARLTTSERKHLCNQLDKRINQRVPVPYLIKEAYFCDLPFYVDERVLIPRSPIGELINNQFSPWIDAERVHHVLDLCTGSGCIAIACCYAFPEAQVDAVDISNEALAVAAMNCERHDVGYQLALIESDCFTALTGKQYDLIVSNPPYVGKEEMQTLPDEYRHEPVLALETGNNGLAIIEKILKNAHAYLSEDGILVVEVGNSEQALCETYPFVPFTWLEMSNGGQGVFLLTKQQLEEYFNK, from the coding sequence ATGGTTATGGTTGATAAGCTCGTGAGCAGTTATTTTATCAAGGAAACAGAAGAACTCGTTACTATTCTGGATTTTTTACGATTTAGTTTGTCCTGTGCTGAAAACGCACAATTATTTTATGGTCACGGAACGGACAATGCTTGGGATGACATGAGATCCCTGATCTTGAGAAGCTTGTCTTTACCATACGATGTTGATCCTTTTTTATTAAATGCACGTCTAACAACCAGTGAACGTAAACATCTTTGTAATCAACTGGATAAACGAATTAATCAAAGGGTTCCCGTACCTTATTTAATTAAGGAAGCCTATTTTTGTGATTTGCCTTTTTATGTTGACGAACGAGTGCTGATTCCCAGGTCACCAATAGGAGAGTTAATCAATAATCAATTTTCCCCGTGGATAGATGCGGAACGAGTACATCATGTTTTGGATTTGTGTACGGGGAGTGGTTGTATAGCGATTGCCTGTTGTTATGCATTCCCTGAGGCTCAGGTTGACGCTGTGGATATTTCAAATGAAGCATTGGCTGTGGCTGCTATGAATTGTGAACGTCATGATGTCGGCTATCAATTGGCACTGATTGAATCGGATTGTTTTACAGCACTGACAGGGAAACAATATGATTTGATCGTGAGCAATCCTCCTTACGTGGGTAAGGAAGAGATGCAGACCCTGCCGGACGAATATCGCCATGAACCGGTTTTGGCATTGGAAACAGGAAATAATGGTTTAGCTATTATTGAAAAAATTTTAAAGAATGCCCATGCTTATTTAAGTGAAGATGGAATTTTGGTCGTGGAAGTAGGTAATAGTGAACAGGCTTTATGCGAAACTTATCCTTTTGTTCCGTTTACCTGGCTGGAAATGAGCAACGGCGGGCAAGGGGTGTTTTTATTAACAAAACAGCAATTAGAAGAATATTTTAATAAGTGA